The genome window TAGGGTAGCCAATGGGGGAGTTAGACGTCACTGACCCCGCCCTGTGATTTGATATTTGAACTGTTTCATTCTGGTTGTCAAGTTCATTGCCGTCTGCACAAATCCGCATGCCAAGAAAAGCGGCGTCACGGACACATGGCATCAGACAAGTGCATTCACGATTTAATTTAaacaaattatacacaatttttaaccgcagcatagaaacaggcctttcagcccaactcgtCCATGCTGCTCCATTATCCATACCCATCCGCTTCCATTTGGCCCTCCTTTTCATTAGATCGTTTTTAACTGTTGctaatgtgcctgcctcaacTACTATTCCTGTTGTCGAGTTTGGTTCATTAAGCTTTTTGTCTCCATCTTAAAAGTATTCTGAGGGGAAGAGAGTACTAAAGGCTCACCATTCCCCGAGGGAAGAGGATTCGTCCTGGTCTCAGGTTCCCCTAAAGCCACAAGGTGAGGGAAATTCCGTCCTATTCAACCCTTTAAACATCTTTTCCCACacattcttctgcactccagtgGATACAAGCTCATGCCACCACCACTGCTGTAATTGCACCAGGAGCACTATATCATTGTATCTTTAACTATATGATGTATATTACTTTGCTAACCTGTACATTTACAGAATATTTTTATCAGCTGTTATTTTATGCACTGGATGTAATATACATACACTGATTTGCACCTTGTTCCCTGAGGAACATTCTTTAGCTGTTTACATGtgcacagttgaatgacaataaatgttGAATGACTTTCTCATGCTACAATCTGCCCATTGCAGGCTCCAATCTCATTAACCACTTCTAACACATAAACATTCTTCCTTTAGCTACAGTATTCCAGGATTGGCTTCTCCGGTACCCTACCTAACTTAAGTGTAACTTTCCAATTTCCCTTGCAATAACTAGTACGTGCAGTCTAGCCTTTTGTGAATCACAAACTAGGACACAgatgcctccactcctccaagcTCTTCAGACTCACTTTTAGGTGACATGTCTTTTTAAAACTTTTCCTGCCAAGAATGGTGAAATTGCCTGGTTGTATTCATTTCACTGATCATCTCATctatttctgtcatcagcaaatgaagAAACCACATCTTCAGTGCTGATCCCTGTGATTCACCACTCGCTCCATCTTGCCAACCAGAAAGAGACCTTTGTGTTTTGCTTCCTGCATTTGGAGCTTTTATTTTAAACAATACAGCCCCTCTTCTTCCTTAAACTTGACCAGACCTTTCACAGTTTGTTCTGATGCAGTAAGTGGCCATGTTCCCTTGTTGCTACGACCAttgaggaggtggtacaggagccttgggtcccacaccaccaggctcagaacagttattactcctcactGTCCTGAAACGGTGTAGATAATTCCACTTGCCTCAAccgtgaactgattccacaacctctggactctacaactcgtcctcagtattatttattttcttagcacaagttgtcttttgcacgttgttgcttgtcagtctttgcttgcgTATTGTTTTCATAAATTACTTTTCTTTAGTTTCCTGTAAacatttgcaagaaaatgaacctgaagatagtatatggtgactttgataatagatttactgtGAATTAGTGTGATGGCTCTGTTGCTGTCCTGAAATGTTTTACTGAATTAGCTTGTCTTCTTGCTCCTCTCATTCTCATCTGCTCTCACCCTGCAGAATTCCCAAGTTTCCAATGGCATCTGTGGGCCTTAAACGGGAAGGGCCGCAGTTTATCAGTGAGCTGGCCGTTCGAGGGAATGCTGCCATCCTGGACTATTGCCGCACATCCGTGTCTGCGCTGTCGGGAGCCACGGCCGGGATCCTGGGGCTGACGGCCCTCATGggttttgtattttattttatggCGTCCTTCCTGTTGTCGGTGCTGCTGATTGTCAAAGCGGGTCGCCACTGGAGCAAGTACTTCAAGTCGCGTCGTCCCCTCTTCACTGGGGGCCTGGTTGGCGGCCTCTTCACCTACATTCTCTTTTGGACCTTCCTGTATGGCATGGTGCACGTGTACTGAGGGTGGGCCTCGCCCTCACCAGCAGCCGGGACTCTCTTTCACACTCTCGTTCATTCGCCTTCACTGATCTCAGCGTAAACTTGCCACAGGGTTGCCACCCTCACCGACACTTTCACCATTTCGCACCAGGTTCCATTtgagatttgtttttttacaGTTTGTATGGTTCTCACATGTTGAAAAATATCTGCCCCTGGAAAAGTGACTGAGGGGTTTGTGAAATTATCAGCTAAGGTGTTTGGAGCTTGtttctcttctcttccccccccccccccaatgtctaGAAATTGAGTGAGGGGGGGCATGGTTGGAAGATTTTGTCCTTTACTATCACTGTGAAAACTGTTTATCATTCAGAGGGAGTTTCCTCACATACTGCCCACTCCCAGCACTGTCCTCTTTGCACAGTTCTGCTTTTGGAGCTGTGATACAGGGTGAGGGGGTCCTGTTTAGATGGGTAGAAGGTGCAGTGTGGGTCCTcctcagtgtgtgtgagagacctgACCCCCACAGCTGCCAGGGATCCTACACTGAGGCTGATGTGCTCCCATGGAGACAATTGTTCATGGGGAGGGGGCAGTGGTGGGAATGGTGGTTCTGTTGAGGGAATGTAACAGAGATTTGTGGATCCACCTCTTTCAGAGAATGGCAGCTGGGAAGATGTTGATTACTGTTGGCACATTTTTCATGTTTCACTGTCACAGGATGGTTTAATCTGAGAATTAAAGATTTACAATTAAACATGTTTGTCACTACTGTTAGGAAGTGGTTTATCGTTAATAAGACAACTGTTTAATGGGAACCAGTGGATGCTTGAATTTGTTAGTAACATTGTCTTAATCTGTGTTTGCAGGCACAGAGCCTGCTTGCAAGAATAAACCACCATCCGCCTGGTTtagttttaatttttgtttaagcTCTGAATAAAGCCTACCTCCTGTGAAAGTTCTGTTGAGAGTTGCACTGTTCCATCTCTCACTGAACTCTCATCGTCCACCCTGTTTGTGAGGCTGCAGGACTGGGGCTTTGCCAGTATTTACTGCCCACCCCTGATTTCTGATCAACCCTTTCTATTCTGCTGAGGGATAACTTAcagtgggatgtgagaggaagctGGAAAACCTGGGGAAACATGCCAACTcttcacagacagcaccagagggcaGGATTGAACCCAAATCAGgggaactgtgaggcagcagcagtAATGTACCACTTTTATTCTTTaccaattattatttaaatagaacTTGCTCAGATATCTTGCCTTTCAGAAGTTAGATCAGAGACCACTCTGGCCATGGAGCAGTGAGACTCGTTAAGATGGTAGATACCACAATGATGTTCAGCAAACTAATCAGCAAAATCATCCACAATAAATTGTTACAAAACAACTTTATTCCTTGGTTTTGTGGTGATTTTTTTAGTAAGCATATTTTTTTCATGAACCTGTTATTGACATCAGCACCTGCATTAAAAACAAATCAATTCTTTTAAAAGCAACATGTTGATTTTGTCAAAGGTAGCTTGTGTATTCCTCAGCATCAGAACACACTGCAGTGTGTGTAGGTGAGGTGTACCAAAGCTGTCCAGGTCAGGTACTCAATGGAGATAAGctaacagggagagagggaggagggggttgGCAGATTCTGGTCTCTGATTAGCAGTCCCCACTTTTATTTGTAAACTTGAGGCCAAAAGAGAGGGAACAAAATATTAAACTGCCTTCTACACCCAGTAAGACTGAAAGCAAAAGTCTTAGCCAATTTCAAATAAACTTAAATGTTTCTCTGTACGATTTTAAAGACTTCAAGTAGGAATTGACTGGCTGCCCTCCTGGATTTCTGTGTGCTCATGGAgatgggatcagaaatggagtttaatttgcTACGTGGCTGTCGAAGGAGCAGCCTTTATTCTGGTTGATAATGGCAGTGTCCGAGGCTGCATCCGGTCATGGGTTGACTGCTGCAAGAGAGCTTCCTCATAAAGAGGGATCAGCACAATTCGGAATGCAATCCCTAGAGACTCAAATATAAACCAACCACATAGGACCAACTCCAGAAGGATCCTCAGCAAGTGACTTTGAAAAGTTTAACGAGAGCTGGAACACCAGTCTATGAAAACATGTGAACTGTGGAGCATCTATAAACAGGGACCAATCAAAACAACCAGATCACCCAGGAGAAAATAACACCAACATACATCACCCAGACACCCTCCATAAACAGGCCTCAGAACTAaacaaacacaggagattctgcagacgctgtaaaccttgagcaaaacacacaagatgctggaggaactcggcaaatcAGGCGGTGAAGGGGAACAAGCAGTCAACAGTTTGAATTGAGACTCAGCAGGTCCTgatatcaactatttattcccctccatagatgctgcctggcttgctgagttcctccagcattttgagtgtgttgctcagaatGAAACAGCTGCAGAAACTAGGGACTAGCCCTACACATAGACAGGGATATGCCACTGTATTAATCAGTTCAAACTCCAAGAACCACAGCAGGACATCTTTCATAAAAATTTAGCTAAAgtttctggaatttttttttggtaattGGGGGCAGACTGTACACAAAGTCCATTGCTTTTCAAATCACAATTATAGTTCAAAGACAAAGATCAGTAAATTACAAATTTTACAGTTACTACAAAACAGTGCAACTTTTAGTGTAAATATTAATTACATCAcagtttactttttaaacttcTGTAATAAGTTTTCTCTTTACACAATTTTACAGCACTGGAAGTAatggggatggtgggggaggAAGGGTGAAGGGCTGTGAAACATCCAACATTGATTCCCTGACCCACCGTACACCGTGTGGAGTGTGAGGATGTGTCTCCCTCTTCACTTCCGCTTCCCAAAGAGTGACTTTTTTCCAGAGGATTTGTCACCAGAAATGAGCTTGGAGCCAATCAGCAGGCGTGCCTTCTcatcctcttcctgctgctgaGGATTTCCGTCTGGCTTTGGCTCTGCCGTCCGGCCCCGTGCCTCCAGTCCGGAGGCTGGTTTCAGTCGCAGTTTCTCCTTTATCACCTGGGCGTGGGGTGGGGAGTGAAGGAGCCATACATTAAATGATACCCGAGACAGACTCAGTGGCTGAATTAACACACATTGCTGCTTTCTTAATATTTGTGAATACTTACAGCCCAGAAATGTGGCTATTCAGCCCAGTTTCAGGGATGTAAGAATTATCAAACGTGGCGGTTTCGTTGCCATTATAGTGGGTGCTGGTGAAGCCACACCTGGAATGCAGCAAATTACTTCAGTTGCCTTACCCAAAAGCAATAGAGTAAAAATGGTGATGGTACCcaaggatgagctgggggcag of Hypanus sabinus isolate sHypSab1 chromosome 6, sHypSab1.hap1, whole genome shotgun sequence contains these proteins:
- the emc6 gene encoding ER membrane protein complex subunit 6 encodes the protein MASVGLKREGPQFISELAVRGNAAILDYCRTSVSALSGATAGILGLTALMGFVFYFMASFLLSVLLIVKAGRHWSKYFKSRRPLFTGGLVGGLFTYILFWTFLYGMVHVY